In the genome of Hydractinia symbiolongicarpus strain clone_291-10 chromosome 5, HSymV2.1, whole genome shotgun sequence, one region contains:
- the LOC130645007 gene encoding failed axon connections homolog has product METVENTNTEGTVVKKTVETSVSEDGTTVITEETTIIEVNGDSHPKPELVSVLKEGEQENNDKSTKKSEEVVSSEKENVTQESDIPVAVETESEVITGSSSEEKKAMPKVTLHQFPPSKNVPNLSPFCLKLETFLRLHKIPYENQYGYKMGKNGKMPWIEYQGERKADSNLILDFLNEKFDINMDNEFSSEQQAIGRAVKIMVEENTYWTMCFTRYIDNFNEFKKFIAPASGGGIGFSVSMKMQQRKVRSSLEGQGIGRHTPEEIYKIAEQDILAISNILGDKEYILGDKPSSFDCALFGFLANILWCGLESPLAEFINESAKNLIDYTKKVKELCWMDWDDMILGEKQEPTLKKGFSFRKKKAKSVKPKEKEHPAEKEEREGPVQSENVTEVKTEEHKNVEEVAEVENTETKEEEILANGGQEKSEQ; this is encoded by the coding sequence ATGGAAACTGTAGAGAATACTAACACTGAAGGTACAGTTGTGAAAAAAACTGTAGAAACTTCTGTTTCAGAAGATGGGACAACAGTAATCACAGAAGAAACAACAATTATTGAAGTCAATGGCGACAGTCATCCCAAACCAGAATTGGTATCCGTTTTAAAAGAAGGGGAGCAGGAGAACAACGATAAAAGTACTAAAAAGTCAGAAGAAGTCGTATCTTCAGAAAAAGAGAATGTTACCCAAGAGAGTGACATTCCAGTTGCTGTTGAAACAGAAAGTGAAGTTATTACTGGCAGTAGTTCGGAAGAGAAAAAAGCAATGCCTAAGGTAACATTGCATCAATTTCCACCAAGCAAGAATGTGCCTAACCTTTCTCCATTTTGCTTAAAATTAGAAACATTTTTGCGCTTGCACAAAATCCCATATGAAAATCAGTATGGATACAAGATGGGGAAAAATGGAAAGATGCCATGGATTGAATACCAAGGTGAACGTAAAGCAGATTCTAACCTtatattagattttttaaatgaaaaatttgatATAAATATGGACAATGAATTTAGTTCAGAACAGCAAGCAATTGGTAGGGCTGTTAAAATTATGGTTGAAGAAAACACCTATTGGACTATGTGCTTTACCAGATACATTgataatttcaatgaatttaaaaaatttattgctccTGCTTCTGGTGGAGGTATAGGTTTTAGCGTAAGCATGAAGATGCAACAACGGAAGGTGAGATCCAGTTTGGAAGGGCAGGGTATTGGTCGTCATACACCAGAAGAGATTTATAAGATTGCAGAACAAGATATTTTGGCGATTTCCAACATTCTTGGTGATAAAGAATATATACTTGGTGATAAGCCTTCGTCATTTGATTGTGCGTTATTTGGTTTCCTTGCAAATATATTGTGGTGTGGATTGGAGTCACCATTGGCAGAATTCATTAATGAAAGTGCAAAAAATCTCATTGATtatactaagaaagtaaaaGAGTTATGCTGGATGGACTGGGACGATATGATATTGGGAGAGAAACAGGAGCCTACACTCAAAAAAGGATTTAGCTTTAGAAAAAAGAAGGCAAAAAGTGTCAAACCAAAAGAGAAAGAACATCCTGCTGAGAAAGAGGAAAGGGAAGGCCCCGTTCAATCAGAAAATGTCACAGAGGTTAAAACTGAAGAACATAAAAATGTGGAAGAAGTGGCTGAGGTAGAAAATACAGAAACCAAGGAAGAAGAAATACTGGCAAATGGAGGTCAGGAAAAATCAGAGCAATGA